The Brachyhypopomus gauderio isolate BG-103 chromosome 7, BGAUD_0.2, whole genome shotgun sequence genome has a window encoding:
- the brd2b gene encoding bromodomain-containing protein 2b isoform X3 gives MEVTGNPSIDSSSVGVGTMELSMPGSGKRIRKPSLLFEGFESPALPHAPLPGPPPPQQPPVRDPSRQGRATNQLQFLQKVLVKALWRHHFAWPFHEPVDAVRLNLPDYHKIIKQPMDMGTIKKRLENNYYCSASECIQDFNTMFTNCYIYNKPSDDIVLMAQSLEKVFLQKVAQMPQDEIELPPPAPRGRGVKTGKGRRGRGGGVTAAQQVPAVSQSASYSPSSPDTPDSRFSGSPHMLLSKPPPPTLLALPPTQPTAKKKGVKRKADTTTPTTVGFPAAGRMAGMGKGRGAMPGGSGGAVALPLSLSPTPLERVPGLVRGVGTGEPVRLQPVMGRAPSGRPVKPPRKDLPESARPRRPPRRGKLTGQLRYCSGILKELLSKKHTAYAWPFYTPVDASTLGLHDYHHIIKHPMDLSTIKRKMDEREYRDAQEFSADIRLMFSNCYKYNPPEHDVVAMARKLQDVFEFRFAKMPDEVLEEEEEEDAVATPLGRGSGIMAMRHLPSSSSSSSSSSSSSSSSSESEPSSDTEPSSESSPSSDSEEERAQRLAQLQDQVCTQLRAVHEQLAALSSGPIVKPKRKREKKKDKKKRRKPEKRKVARGDERDREKVAKVSKTKSSRAAPSSTQSKRGPAKKNKNKTSKKSSAAAAAAVAVAATAHFSAPPCDSEEDEDGVPMSYDAKRQLSLDINKLPGEKLGRVVHIIQSREPALRDTNPEEIEIDFETLKPSTLRELERYVLSCLRKKPLLKKGGGGKSREELALEKRRELERRLQDVSGQLNSVKKPQKPKVEKPSGAESHVPATRLSASSSSSDSSSSSSSSSSSDTSDSDSR, from the exons ATGGAAGTGACGGGCAACCCTTCTATCGACAG cagttctgtgggagTGGGTACGATGGAACTGTCCATGCCCGGCTCGGGGAAGCGCATCCGCAAGCCATCGCTCCTCTTCGAGGGCTTTGAGTCGCCGGCGCTGCCGCACGcccccctcccggggcccccaccaccccaacagCCCCCCGTCAGAGACCCCAGCCGGCAGGGTCGCGCCACCAACCAGCTGCAGTTCCTCCAGAAGGTGCTGGTCAAGGCCCTGTGGCGACACCACTTTGCCTGGCCCTTCCACGAGCCCGTGGACGCGGTGCGACTCAACCTGCCG GACTACCACAAGATCATCAAGCAGCCCATGGACATGGGCACCATCAAGAAACGTCTGGAGAACAACTACTACTGCTCCGCCAGCGAGTGCATTCAGGACTTCAACACCATGTTCACCAACTGCTACATCTACAACAAG CCCTCGGATGACATAGTGCTGATGGCCCAGTCCCTGGAGAAGGTCTTTCTGCAGAAGGTTGCACAGATGCCCCAGGATGAGATTGAGTTGCCCCCTCCGGCCCCAAGGGGCAGAGGCGTCAAGACTGGCAAAGGGCGGCGGGGCAGAG GAGGGGGCGTAACTGCAGCTCAGCAGGTTCCTGCCGTGTCCCAGTCCGCCTCCTACTCGCCCTCCTCTCCAGACACTCCAGACTCCAGGTTTTCTGGCTCTCCTCACATGCTGCTCAGCAAACCTCCGCCCCCAACCCTCCTGGCCCTGCCTCCCACACAGCCCACAGCTAAG AAAAAAGGGGTGAAGCGCAAAGccgacaccaccacccccaccacggTGGGGTTCCCCGCGGCGGGCCGCATGGCGGGCATGGGGAAGGGGCGAGGGGCCATGCCCGGGGGCAGCGGGGGCGCCGTGGCTCTGCCCCTCTCGCTCTCGCCCACACCCCTGGAGCGCGTGCCCGGTTTGGTGCGGGGCGTCGGCACCGGCGAGCCCGTGCGCCTGCAGCCCGTCATGGGCCGGGCCCCGTCGGGCCGACCCGTCAAGCCCCCGCGCAAGGACCTCCCGGAGTCTGCGCGGCCGCGACGGCCGCCCCGGCGGGGCAAGTTGACGGGGCAGTTGCGGTACTGCAGTGGCATCCTGAAGGAGCTGCTGTCTAAGAAGCACACGGCCTACGCCTGGCCCTTCTACACGCCCGTGGACGCGTCCACCCTGGGCCTGCACGACTACCACCACATCATCAAACACCCCATGGACCTCAGCACCATCAag AGGAAGATGGATGAGCGTGAGTATCGGGACGCTCAAGAGTTCAGCGCCGACATCAGGCTCATGTTCTCCAACTGCTACAAGTACAACCCCCCTGAGCACGATGTGGTCGCTATGGCTCGCAAACTGCAG GATGTGTTTGAGTTCCGCTTTGCCAAGATGCCCGATGAGgttctggaggaggaggaggaagaggacgccGTGGCCACTCCCCTCGGCCGCGGCTCCGGCATCATGGCTATGCGCCACTTGCCttcgtcctcttcctcgtcttcgtcctcgtcctcctcgTCTTCGTCTTCGTCTGAGAGCGAgcccagcagtgacactgagcCCAGCAGTGAGAGCAGCCCCAGCTCGGACAGCGAAGAGGAGAGGGCCCAGCGCCTGGCCCAGCTGCAGGACCAGGTGTGCACGCAG CTGCGTGCGGTGCATGAACAGCTGGCCGCGCTCTCCTCCGGCCCCATCGTCAAGCCCAAGAGGAAACGAGAGAAGAAGAAGGacaagaagaagaggaggaagccGGAGAAGCGCAAGGTTGCCCGCGGCGACGAGCGCGACAGGGAGAAGGTGGCCAAAGTGAGCAAGACCAagtccagcagggcggcgcccTCGTCCACCCAGAGCAAGAGAGGCCCCGCCAAGAAGAACAAGAACAA gacgtCTAAGAAGTCGTCAGCTGCTGCTGCGGCCGCCGTGGCTGTGGCAGCTACCGCACACTTCTCAGCGCCGCCATGTGACTCggaagaggatgaggatggtgtgcccatgagctacGACGCCAAGCGCCAGCTCAGCCTGGACATCAACAAGCTCCCCGGCGAGAAGCTGGGCCGCGTGGTCCACATCATCCAGTCCCGCGAGCCGGCGCTGCGCGACACCAACCCCGAGGAGATCGAGATCGACTTCGAAACGCTCAAGCCGTCCACGCTGCGCGAGCTCGAACGCTACGTGCTCAGCTGCCTGCGCAAGAAACCAC tgttgaagAAGGGCGGCGGAGGGAAGTCTCGTGAGGAGCTGGCCCTGGAGAAGAGGCGTGAGCTGGAGAGGAGACTGCAGGATGTGAGCGGCCAGCTCAACTCTGTGAAGAAGCCTCAGAAACCCAAAG tggagaaGCCCAGCGGTGCCGAGTCACATGTGCCAGCCACTCGCCTCAGTGCTAGCAGCTCCAGCTCCGACTCCTCTTCATCGtcctcctcgtcctcttcctccgacACCAGTGATTCTGATTCCAGGTGA
- the brd2b gene encoding bromodomain-containing protein 2b isoform X1, with translation MEVTGNPSIDSSSVGVGTMELSMPGSGKRIRKPSLLFEGFESPALPHAPLPGPPPPQQPPVRDPSRQGRATNQLQFLQKVLVKALWRHHFAWPFHEPVDAVRLNLPDYHKIIKQPMDMGTIKKRLENNYYCSASECIQDFNTMFTNCYIYNKPSDDIVLMAQSLEKVFLQKVAQMPQDEIELPPPAPRGRGVKTGKGRRGRGGGVTAAQQVPAVSQSASYSPSSPDTPDSRFSGSPHMLLSKPPPPTLLALPPTQPTAKKKGVKRKADTTTPTTVGFPAAGRMAGMGKGRGAMPGGSGGAVALPLSLSPTPLERVPGLVRGVGTGEPVRLQPVMGRAPSGRPVKPPRKDLPESARPRRPPRRGKLTGQLRYCSGILKELLSKKHTAYAWPFYTPVDASTLGLHDYHHIIKHPMDLSTIKRKMDEREYRDAQEFSADIRLMFSNCYKYNPPEHDVVAMARKLQDVFEFRFAKMPDEVLEEEEEEDAVATPLGRGSGIMAMRHLPSSSSSSSSSSSSSSSSSESEPSSDTEPSSESSPSSDSEEERAQRLAQLQDQVCTQLRAVHEQLAALSSGPIVKPKRKREKKKDKKKRRKPEKRKVARGDERDREKVAKVSKTKSSRAAPSSTQSKRGPAKKNKNKTSKKSSAAAAAAVAVAATAHFSAPPCDSEEDEDGVPMSYDAKRQLSLDINKLPGEKLGRVVHIIQSREPALRDTNPEEIEIDFETLKPSTLRELERYVLSCLRKKPRKPYVLKKGGGGKSREELALEKRRELERRLQDVSGQLNSVKKPQKPKVEKPSGAESHVPATRLSASSSSSDSSSSSSSSSSSDTSDSDSR, from the exons ATGGAAGTGACGGGCAACCCTTCTATCGACAG cagttctgtgggagTGGGTACGATGGAACTGTCCATGCCCGGCTCGGGGAAGCGCATCCGCAAGCCATCGCTCCTCTTCGAGGGCTTTGAGTCGCCGGCGCTGCCGCACGcccccctcccggggcccccaccaccccaacagCCCCCCGTCAGAGACCCCAGCCGGCAGGGTCGCGCCACCAACCAGCTGCAGTTCCTCCAGAAGGTGCTGGTCAAGGCCCTGTGGCGACACCACTTTGCCTGGCCCTTCCACGAGCCCGTGGACGCGGTGCGACTCAACCTGCCG GACTACCACAAGATCATCAAGCAGCCCATGGACATGGGCACCATCAAGAAACGTCTGGAGAACAACTACTACTGCTCCGCCAGCGAGTGCATTCAGGACTTCAACACCATGTTCACCAACTGCTACATCTACAACAAG CCCTCGGATGACATAGTGCTGATGGCCCAGTCCCTGGAGAAGGTCTTTCTGCAGAAGGTTGCACAGATGCCCCAGGATGAGATTGAGTTGCCCCCTCCGGCCCCAAGGGGCAGAGGCGTCAAGACTGGCAAAGGGCGGCGGGGCAGAG GAGGGGGCGTAACTGCAGCTCAGCAGGTTCCTGCCGTGTCCCAGTCCGCCTCCTACTCGCCCTCCTCTCCAGACACTCCAGACTCCAGGTTTTCTGGCTCTCCTCACATGCTGCTCAGCAAACCTCCGCCCCCAACCCTCCTGGCCCTGCCTCCCACACAGCCCACAGCTAAG AAAAAAGGGGTGAAGCGCAAAGccgacaccaccacccccaccacggTGGGGTTCCCCGCGGCGGGCCGCATGGCGGGCATGGGGAAGGGGCGAGGGGCCATGCCCGGGGGCAGCGGGGGCGCCGTGGCTCTGCCCCTCTCGCTCTCGCCCACACCCCTGGAGCGCGTGCCCGGTTTGGTGCGGGGCGTCGGCACCGGCGAGCCCGTGCGCCTGCAGCCCGTCATGGGCCGGGCCCCGTCGGGCCGACCCGTCAAGCCCCCGCGCAAGGACCTCCCGGAGTCTGCGCGGCCGCGACGGCCGCCCCGGCGGGGCAAGTTGACGGGGCAGTTGCGGTACTGCAGTGGCATCCTGAAGGAGCTGCTGTCTAAGAAGCACACGGCCTACGCCTGGCCCTTCTACACGCCCGTGGACGCGTCCACCCTGGGCCTGCACGACTACCACCACATCATCAAACACCCCATGGACCTCAGCACCATCAag AGGAAGATGGATGAGCGTGAGTATCGGGACGCTCAAGAGTTCAGCGCCGACATCAGGCTCATGTTCTCCAACTGCTACAAGTACAACCCCCCTGAGCACGATGTGGTCGCTATGGCTCGCAAACTGCAG GATGTGTTTGAGTTCCGCTTTGCCAAGATGCCCGATGAGgttctggaggaggaggaggaagaggacgccGTGGCCACTCCCCTCGGCCGCGGCTCCGGCATCATGGCTATGCGCCACTTGCCttcgtcctcttcctcgtcttcgtcctcgtcctcctcgTCTTCGTCTTCGTCTGAGAGCGAgcccagcagtgacactgagcCCAGCAGTGAGAGCAGCCCCAGCTCGGACAGCGAAGAGGAGAGGGCCCAGCGCCTGGCCCAGCTGCAGGACCAGGTGTGCACGCAG CTGCGTGCGGTGCATGAACAGCTGGCCGCGCTCTCCTCCGGCCCCATCGTCAAGCCCAAGAGGAAACGAGAGAAGAAGAAGGacaagaagaagaggaggaagccGGAGAAGCGCAAGGTTGCCCGCGGCGACGAGCGCGACAGGGAGAAGGTGGCCAAAGTGAGCAAGACCAagtccagcagggcggcgcccTCGTCCACCCAGAGCAAGAGAGGCCCCGCCAAGAAGAACAAGAACAA gacgtCTAAGAAGTCGTCAGCTGCTGCTGCGGCCGCCGTGGCTGTGGCAGCTACCGCACACTTCTCAGCGCCGCCATGTGACTCggaagaggatgaggatggtgtgcccatgagctacGACGCCAAGCGCCAGCTCAGCCTGGACATCAACAAGCTCCCCGGCGAGAAGCTGGGCCGCGTGGTCCACATCATCCAGTCCCGCGAGCCGGCGCTGCGCGACACCAACCCCGAGGAGATCGAGATCGACTTCGAAACGCTCAAGCCGTCCACGCTGCGCGAGCTCGAACGCTACGTGCTCAGCTGCCTGCGCAAGAAACCACGTAAGCCATATG tgttgaagAAGGGCGGCGGAGGGAAGTCTCGTGAGGAGCTGGCCCTGGAGAAGAGGCGTGAGCTGGAGAGGAGACTGCAGGATGTGAGCGGCCAGCTCAACTCTGTGAAGAAGCCTCAGAAACCCAAAG tggagaaGCCCAGCGGTGCCGAGTCACATGTGCCAGCCACTCGCCTCAGTGCTAGCAGCTCCAGCTCCGACTCCTCTTCATCGtcctcctcgtcctcttcctccgacACCAGTGATTCTGATTCCAGGTGA
- the brd2b gene encoding bromodomain-containing protein 2b isoform X2 has product MEVTGNPSIDSSVGVGTMELSMPGSGKRIRKPSLLFEGFESPALPHAPLPGPPPPQQPPVRDPSRQGRATNQLQFLQKVLVKALWRHHFAWPFHEPVDAVRLNLPDYHKIIKQPMDMGTIKKRLENNYYCSASECIQDFNTMFTNCYIYNKPSDDIVLMAQSLEKVFLQKVAQMPQDEIELPPPAPRGRGVKTGKGRRGRGGGVTAAQQVPAVSQSASYSPSSPDTPDSRFSGSPHMLLSKPPPPTLLALPPTQPTAKKKGVKRKADTTTPTTVGFPAAGRMAGMGKGRGAMPGGSGGAVALPLSLSPTPLERVPGLVRGVGTGEPVRLQPVMGRAPSGRPVKPPRKDLPESARPRRPPRRGKLTGQLRYCSGILKELLSKKHTAYAWPFYTPVDASTLGLHDYHHIIKHPMDLSTIKRKMDEREYRDAQEFSADIRLMFSNCYKYNPPEHDVVAMARKLQDVFEFRFAKMPDEVLEEEEEEDAVATPLGRGSGIMAMRHLPSSSSSSSSSSSSSSSSSESEPSSDTEPSSESSPSSDSEEERAQRLAQLQDQVCTQLRAVHEQLAALSSGPIVKPKRKREKKKDKKKRRKPEKRKVARGDERDREKVAKVSKTKSSRAAPSSTQSKRGPAKKNKNKTSKKSSAAAAAAVAVAATAHFSAPPCDSEEDEDGVPMSYDAKRQLSLDINKLPGEKLGRVVHIIQSREPALRDTNPEEIEIDFETLKPSTLRELERYVLSCLRKKPRKPYVLKKGGGGKSREELALEKRRELERRLQDVSGQLNSVKKPQKPKVEKPSGAESHVPATRLSASSSSSDSSSSSSSSSSSDTSDSDSR; this is encoded by the exons ATGGAAGTGACGGGCAACCCTTCTATCGACAG ttctgtgggagTGGGTACGATGGAACTGTCCATGCCCGGCTCGGGGAAGCGCATCCGCAAGCCATCGCTCCTCTTCGAGGGCTTTGAGTCGCCGGCGCTGCCGCACGcccccctcccggggcccccaccaccccaacagCCCCCCGTCAGAGACCCCAGCCGGCAGGGTCGCGCCACCAACCAGCTGCAGTTCCTCCAGAAGGTGCTGGTCAAGGCCCTGTGGCGACACCACTTTGCCTGGCCCTTCCACGAGCCCGTGGACGCGGTGCGACTCAACCTGCCG GACTACCACAAGATCATCAAGCAGCCCATGGACATGGGCACCATCAAGAAACGTCTGGAGAACAACTACTACTGCTCCGCCAGCGAGTGCATTCAGGACTTCAACACCATGTTCACCAACTGCTACATCTACAACAAG CCCTCGGATGACATAGTGCTGATGGCCCAGTCCCTGGAGAAGGTCTTTCTGCAGAAGGTTGCACAGATGCCCCAGGATGAGATTGAGTTGCCCCCTCCGGCCCCAAGGGGCAGAGGCGTCAAGACTGGCAAAGGGCGGCGGGGCAGAG GAGGGGGCGTAACTGCAGCTCAGCAGGTTCCTGCCGTGTCCCAGTCCGCCTCCTACTCGCCCTCCTCTCCAGACACTCCAGACTCCAGGTTTTCTGGCTCTCCTCACATGCTGCTCAGCAAACCTCCGCCCCCAACCCTCCTGGCCCTGCCTCCCACACAGCCCACAGCTAAG AAAAAAGGGGTGAAGCGCAAAGccgacaccaccacccccaccacggTGGGGTTCCCCGCGGCGGGCCGCATGGCGGGCATGGGGAAGGGGCGAGGGGCCATGCCCGGGGGCAGCGGGGGCGCCGTGGCTCTGCCCCTCTCGCTCTCGCCCACACCCCTGGAGCGCGTGCCCGGTTTGGTGCGGGGCGTCGGCACCGGCGAGCCCGTGCGCCTGCAGCCCGTCATGGGCCGGGCCCCGTCGGGCCGACCCGTCAAGCCCCCGCGCAAGGACCTCCCGGAGTCTGCGCGGCCGCGACGGCCGCCCCGGCGGGGCAAGTTGACGGGGCAGTTGCGGTACTGCAGTGGCATCCTGAAGGAGCTGCTGTCTAAGAAGCACACGGCCTACGCCTGGCCCTTCTACACGCCCGTGGACGCGTCCACCCTGGGCCTGCACGACTACCACCACATCATCAAACACCCCATGGACCTCAGCACCATCAag AGGAAGATGGATGAGCGTGAGTATCGGGACGCTCAAGAGTTCAGCGCCGACATCAGGCTCATGTTCTCCAACTGCTACAAGTACAACCCCCCTGAGCACGATGTGGTCGCTATGGCTCGCAAACTGCAG GATGTGTTTGAGTTCCGCTTTGCCAAGATGCCCGATGAGgttctggaggaggaggaggaagaggacgccGTGGCCACTCCCCTCGGCCGCGGCTCCGGCATCATGGCTATGCGCCACTTGCCttcgtcctcttcctcgtcttcgtcctcgtcctcctcgTCTTCGTCTTCGTCTGAGAGCGAgcccagcagtgacactgagcCCAGCAGTGAGAGCAGCCCCAGCTCGGACAGCGAAGAGGAGAGGGCCCAGCGCCTGGCCCAGCTGCAGGACCAGGTGTGCACGCAG CTGCGTGCGGTGCATGAACAGCTGGCCGCGCTCTCCTCCGGCCCCATCGTCAAGCCCAAGAGGAAACGAGAGAAGAAGAAGGacaagaagaagaggaggaagccGGAGAAGCGCAAGGTTGCCCGCGGCGACGAGCGCGACAGGGAGAAGGTGGCCAAAGTGAGCAAGACCAagtccagcagggcggcgcccTCGTCCACCCAGAGCAAGAGAGGCCCCGCCAAGAAGAACAAGAACAA gacgtCTAAGAAGTCGTCAGCTGCTGCTGCGGCCGCCGTGGCTGTGGCAGCTACCGCACACTTCTCAGCGCCGCCATGTGACTCggaagaggatgaggatggtgtgcccatgagctacGACGCCAAGCGCCAGCTCAGCCTGGACATCAACAAGCTCCCCGGCGAGAAGCTGGGCCGCGTGGTCCACATCATCCAGTCCCGCGAGCCGGCGCTGCGCGACACCAACCCCGAGGAGATCGAGATCGACTTCGAAACGCTCAAGCCGTCCACGCTGCGCGAGCTCGAACGCTACGTGCTCAGCTGCCTGCGCAAGAAACCACGTAAGCCATATG tgttgaagAAGGGCGGCGGAGGGAAGTCTCGTGAGGAGCTGGCCCTGGAGAAGAGGCGTGAGCTGGAGAGGAGACTGCAGGATGTGAGCGGCCAGCTCAACTCTGTGAAGAAGCCTCAGAAACCCAAAG tggagaaGCCCAGCGGTGCCGAGTCACATGTGCCAGCCACTCGCCTCAGTGCTAGCAGCTCCAGCTCCGACTCCTCTTCATCGtcctcctcgtcctcttcctccgacACCAGTGATTCTGATTCCAGGTGA